The following nucleotide sequence is from Barnesiella propionica.
TCCCGTAAAATGATGAGAAAGGAAGATGGAAATCGTGACCGTATGAATAAAATGGGGGCGGATATGCGTAAAGAATTTAAACGTCCTGTGATAAAAGCTAATAATTAGGAAGGAACTCTTTGTGCGATGCGCCGTGTTTGATATAACAAAAGATACCCGTCTCAAATTCCCCTCCTCGCGGAGTTAAATTTGAGGCGGATATCCACCTAAACACACACAACACAAAGGTTCTTTTTAATACTCCAGAATATATAGCGCTCTGGGAGCAAATGTCATCGTCGGCATGAAAGTTATCATTTCACCACTGATAATATCCCGGGCTGAGTTTACTCCTTTCAATACTTCATCATATCTGCTCATATCTATAACCTTTTTCTGGTCATTTCCGTTCATTATAACCAGCACATTTTTTCCATTAAATGAACGCCGGTACAGATAAATGCCGTTATTAGGCATAAAATGTATCATCTCTCCTTTTGAAATGCATTCATTGCCTTTGCGCCAACGAAGTATTTTTTGTATAAAATCGAAAGCTTCATTTTGCATGGGGGTACGGTCCTTGGCGAGAAAATCATCAACTTTATCTCCGGGAAATCCTCCGGGAAAATCGAGTCGTATAAGTCCGTCGCTTTCTTTTTTCGTACCATGCATAAGAATCTCGGTTCCGTAATAAATCTGGGGTATTCCGCGAGTCGTAAGAAGAAATGCAATGGCTTGTTTAAAAAATCCCAGATTTTCCGGCATACTCAGCAAGAACCGGTCCGTATCGTGATTATCCAGAAATGTCAGAACGTCCATCGGGTTACTGTACATAAAGTCCATGGCGATGCGGTCATACAGGATATTCAGTCCGCCGTTGGCATCTGTTTGCGATGTGAAAGCATACCTTGCTTTTTCCTGTAAAGGAAAGTCCATCACTGTTTTCAGGTTGGAGTTCCGTTTCGGGTCAAGTATCGTATTTCTTTGCCAATAGGCCGAGCCTGCTTCCGTCCCGTACCAACATTCTCCTACAATATTGAAATTCGGATATTCTTTTAATACTTCTGCGCACCAGTCGGCCATGGAGTCGAAAAATACATAGGGATGCGTATCCATGCGTATACCGTCTATCTTGGCATATTCTATCCACCAGATACTGTTTTGAGTTAAATATTTCATCAGGTGCGGATTGTGCTGATTTAAGTCCGGCATACTTTCTACAAACCATCCGTCAACTACCATTTTTTTGTCATATTTCGATACATAAGGGTCAAAATGAGGAGTGAGCCTGTAACTGGTTTGCCGGTAGCCGTCAGGGAAATTGAACCAGTCGTGTGTTGGACGATCCCTGAACCATATATGCTGGTCCCCGCAATGATTGAAAATCATATCCATGACTACTTTCATTCCCCTTTTATGAGTTTCCTCGATAAGCTCCTTATATTGTTCGTTTGTTCCGAAGCGCGGGTCTACTTTATAATAGTTGGTCGTAGCATATCCGTGGTAAGAACCGCCGGGCATATCGTTTTCCAGTACGGGATTCAGCCAGATAGCGGTAACTCCCAGGTCCTGAATATAACCGAGATGATCATATATCCCTTTCAGGTCTCCTCCGTGGCGGTCGTTCGGGTTATTGCGGTTTACCGGAGCCGGGAATCTCATGGACGGTATGACATTCGTAGCAGGATCCCCATCGGCAAAACGGTCCGGCATAATAAGATACAGTACATCCGAGGCGTCAAAACCGGTATATGCAATGTCGGGTTGAGTTCTGGCTTTGAGCTCGTAACGAATCTTCTTCTTTTCTTTTCCTTTGGTAAAAGTCAGGTCGAACATACCTGGTTTTACATCAGGAGCTAATGTAAGATATATGAACAGATAATTCGGGCTCTCGAGTTTTACCGCTTTTTCCAATTGTACTCCCGGATAATTTACATTAACTTGTGTTCCTGCAATATCCTGTCCGTAGACCATAATCTGTAATTCTTTGTTTTTCATACCGCTCCACCAGAAAGCGGGATGGACTTCCTGCACATTGATTTTAGCCCATAAAGGAACAATAGTAAAAATAATGAGGAGCGATCCGATGATTGTTTTCTTCATTTTGTTTTGTTTTTACTTTAATATAATTTTAATTCTTTCTGCGCAATCTTATATAATCAATTAAAGCGCTGTTTACCTGTCCGTTCATATTTTCATTTATTTTAGGATCGAATTGTATTTCCAGTTGGTTCGTTCCTGAATTCAGGTGAACTGTAACCGGATTGGAAAATCCCCAGTTGGACCACTCATCCTCTCCACGTTGAGGCATAACCAAAGGCCCAGCGAAGGAACCGTTTGCATATAGTGAACGGATGGCACATTTGTTCTCTGTATTAACAGGGCCGCTTCCATTGGCATATCTTACATCGATATAATAATCCCCGCTTTTTTTCAGAGTTATTGGATAAGTCAACCGGGTATGCTTTTCTTTGGTAATCTCGGTAAATCCTTTTCCGGAAAAACCTTTGATATCCGGATTCTTATCTTGTCCGTAATTTTCAGCTTCGATGATGATTTCGTCATTATCAGGGACTAGCGTGACCGGATTCCCGGAAAATCCATACCATTGTCCGGGATTGATCGCTTCGATATACACGCGTGTAAATTCCGTGATATCATCCAGAGGATATTGGCCGGAATTGATGAGACCTTTGAATTCTCCGTCTATGTTTACGGCATATTGGTTTTTTTCGTTATAATTTATGATTTCGGCACTGTTGTTGGCTTTATTATAGCGTAAGTCTGTAGTGGCAGGCATATATTCTACCGGTCGTACGTGCAGTGATTGTTGTGCTGCCGGTTCATCGTACAGTCTTATTTCTATCTGGTGTTTCCCTGTAAGGGTTGCAGGAACGAATGCATTTTTATATAATTTACCGTCCAGAGTGAAACGCTCTATATTATTTCCTGTTCCCTGTACCGTTATGTTTAGTTCTGCATTGCGGTAACGGAATGACTTTAGTTCCTTTTTTCCGGGAAGTGTAGCAGGAATGAACGGCATAAAATGTATACCGTCTGTTTCGAACTGCATACCTAAATATAATCTGTAGACCAGTGATAATTGTCCGGCTATACTCCACAACATTTTGTCGGAATTTACGGCACTTCCCGTAAAGTCTCCAGTGGAGGCCACATAAAGTTCTTTATTAGTCGCAAATAACATGCCGGAGCGGTACATGGCTCCTATTCCATGCAATACACCGGTTTCGTTTTTAGCTTTAGCTGCTGCTAAGGTCCAGAACGATTGTACAAAAGGCCATACCGCGTTGTTGTGATAAGGCTTGATATCCGGAATTTGAGGAAATATACTCGTAGTTCCGAAAGCCGTAACGGGAACGTTCGATATAATCTGGCGTTGTTGTTCGGGATCTGCTATTTCGAAAAGAATACTTAATGATTCTCCCAGATTATCGGCCGAACGGGATAATATGGGATAAATGCCTCCGTAAAGATATTGACCATAATAGCCCCGGTCTTTCATCCAAAGATGCAGGTTGATGGCTGCACCTAATTTTTCCGCGTTTTCCGCATATTTTTTTGTAATTTCTTTCGGGAATTTTAACTCGACCGACATTTTTTCCAGAATACGGTACATTTGATAGTGTACGGCATTGGTTCCCAGACATAATGATTGATAAATGTCGACAGGCTGCATCCACCGGGGATAACTCTGTTCTCTCCAGTCAAGATAAGATTGTTCTCCTCTCATAAGCCCTGTACCGGGATCTTTGAGTATTTTTATATCTTCTTCGGCTGTACGGGAAATAATATCATACGCATAGGCCAGCCATTCCTTGTCTCCGGTATATTTGTATATTTCCCAAGCTGCAATACTCCATACTACCCGGTCGCTGGATACGGGCCATGCTCCTCCGGTTCCGGTGTCCTGGATAATGCGGCCGTCTTTTACTTTAGCTTTCAGGCTCATGATGGATACTTCAGGTTGGAGATATGCGAGGGCCAGATAAATAGAATAACTTATATCCCTAGTCCACACGCCGTCCCATGCAGCTCCGGCCCTGAATGTACCATCAGGTCTTATATTGGTTTTCAGTTCATCTATTGCCATATTATACATGGCATCGGCTACAGGTATGCCGGAATTAAATAGGGGATATTTCTTATCCGGTTCGGCAATATTCCAGCGGCTATATCTGCCGGATTCCTCATCACGGGTATTCATAATAAGGGTAAGTTCGTAAATGCCGTCTCCGTCATTGTCAGTCAGCTCTTTGTCCGAACGACTGTAGAGATTATCAAAATCCCAGGTCAAAGGTTCACTGTCTCCGGCAATATATACCCCTTTAAAATCGGTTTCATATATTGTA
It contains:
- a CDS encoding glycoside hydrolase family 13 protein, producing the protein MKKTIIGSLLIIFTIVPLWAKINVQEVHPAFWWSGMKNKELQIMVYGQDIAGTQVNVNYPGVQLEKAVKLESPNYLFIYLTLAPDVKPGMFDLTFTKGKEKKKIRYELKARTQPDIAYTGFDASDVLYLIMPDRFADGDPATNVIPSMRFPAPVNRNNPNDRHGGDLKGIYDHLGYIQDLGVTAIWLNPVLENDMPGGSYHGYATTNYYKVDPRFGTNEQYKELIEETHKRGMKVVMDMIFNHCGDQHIWFRDRPTHDWFNFPDGYRQTSYRLTPHFDPYVSKYDKKMVVDGWFVESMPDLNQHNPHLMKYLTQNSIWWIEYAKIDGIRMDTHPYVFFDSMADWCAEVLKEYPNFNIVGECWYGTEAGSAYWQRNTILDPKRNSNLKTVMDFPLQEKARYAFTSQTDANGGLNILYDRIAMDFMYSNPMDVLTFLDNHDTDRFLLSMPENLGFFKQAIAFLLTTRGIPQIYYGTEILMHGTKKESDGLIRLDFPGGFPGDKVDDFLAKDRTPMQNEAFDFIQKILRWRKGNECISKGEMIHFMPNNGIYLYRRSFNGKNVLVIMNGNDQKKVIDMSRYDEVLKGVNSARDIISGEMITFMPTMTFAPRALYILEY
- a CDS encoding alpha-L-rhamnosidase-related protein, with amino-acid sequence MKANLPILCCILMFTACHTRQQDHVIFSNDVYTVYDNRVTQGNFKSFALSPTDIISDYQSPVRKIYSPVISFRFSINSRDNEMPANKVHKVLLKPVDGKYESPVILFGDTAESNQTPAEGKMLPLNTIWTVKVDMRPMLDAFKKQGFYATSTGDTIYETDFKGVYIAGDSEPLTWDFDNLYSRSDKELTDNDGDGIYELTLIMNTRDEESGRYSRWNIAEPDKKYPLFNSGIPVADAMYNMAIDELKTNIRPDGTFRAGAAWDGVWTRDISYSIYLALAYLQPEVSIMSLKAKVKDGRIIQDTGTGGAWPVSSDRVVWSIAAWEIYKYTGDKEWLAYAYDIISRTAEEDIKILKDPGTGLMRGEQSYLDWREQSYPRWMQPVDIYQSLCLGTNAVHYQMYRILEKMSVELKFPKEITKKYAENAEKLGAAINLHLWMKDRGYYGQYLYGGIYPILSRSADNLGESLSILFEIADPEQQRQIISNVPVTAFGTTSIFPQIPDIKPYHNNAVWPFVQSFWTLAAAKAKNETGVLHGIGAMYRSGMLFATNKELYVASTGDFTGSAVNSDKMLWSIAGQLSLVYRLYLGMQFETDGIHFMPFIPATLPGKKELKSFRYRNAELNITVQGTGNNIERFTLDGKLYKNAFVPATLTGKHQIEIRLYDEPAAQQSLHVRPVEYMPATTDLRYNKANNSAEIINYNEKNQYAVNIDGEFKGLINSGQYPLDDITEFTRVYIEAINPGQWYGFSGNPVTLVPDNDEIIIEAENYGQDKNPDIKGFSGKGFTEITKEKHTRLTYPITLKKSGDYYIDVRYANGSGPVNTENKCAIRSLYANGSFAGPLVMPQRGEDEWSNWGFSNPVTVHLNSGTNQLEIQFDPKINENMNGQVNSALIDYIRLRRKN